Proteins found in one Ptychodera flava strain L36383 chromosome 3, AS_Pfla_20210202, whole genome shotgun sequence genomic segment:
- the LOC139130103 gene encoding zinc metalloproteinase nas-39-like translates to MKAVFGLLILCALAWSSRSSEQVPVTGFDPCLSQPCENGGTCLFDNNTSYRCDCAPGFVGAECHDVDCHYEQFTKEATDIMSPFYPQHYPLYKKCSYRLESEPGKLIEVKFSKFALENSHECKKDFVDIFDGGDTLSPIINNYCGNQTPETILTSGPRLFIEFRSDGSVVDGGFHLTATPIDDDGTPSSTRTDYTAKEDDETRARGGTLYSHWGYRDSAPLPRGVYELTIRQDKVYSEIYLNFNTVHLTNEKIEDAACNIEEFTARDGSDINDGEAEVVDSVEKCCHVCQADKNCKSYGYDTRQGNCWLKDTIPSPSDSKDFHSGIVTNCDNMREKIKIKSNGKLVDVLCRGNYGKDYLMSGRVTLEMHVSEASETKKGFEAIYTLLHKSDKDGKCQNKDDFRCANGHCIPGYLRDKQTDHCGNASNVITASKGLTLLIVIPLLMSIVSAL, encoded by the exons ATGAAAGCAGTATTCGGCTTACTTATCTTATGCGCGCTGGCATGGTCAAGTCGATCCAGCGAACAAGTGCCCGTGACAG GCTTTGATCCATGTCTCTCCCAGCCCTGTGAAAATGGCGGAACGTGTCTGTTCGACAACAACACTTCGTACAGATGCGACTGCGCACCCGGCTTTGTAGGCGCAGAATGCCATGACG tGGACTGCCATTACGAACAGTTCACGAAAGAAGCGACGGATATAATGTCACCCTTCTATCCACAGCATTACCCTCTCTACAAAAAGTGCTCATACCGTCTTGAATCTGAGCCAGGTAAACTCATTGAG GTGAAGTTTTCTAAGTTTGCATTGGAAAACTCGCATGAATGTAAGAAAGACTTTGTTGACATCTTCGACGGAGGTGATACCCTAAGTCCGATTATTAACAATTATTGTGGAAACCAGACACCGGAGACAATACTCACGAGCGGTCCCAGACTTTTCATTGAGTTTCGCTCTGACGGATCTGTCGTCGACGGTGGTTTCCACCTCACCGCAACACCAATCGATGACGATGGCACGCCCTCATCGACAAGAACAGACTATACAG CAAAAGAAGATGACGAGACACGAGCAAGGGGAGGTACACTGTATTCCCATTGGGGCTATCGTGACAGCGCCCCACTGCCGCGTGGAGTATACGAACTTACGATACGACAGGATAAAGTATACAGCGAAATATATCTGAATTTCAATACGGTTCATCTTACAAATGAAAAGATTGAAG ATGCTGCTTGTAACATCGAAGAGTTCACAGCTCGAGACGGATCAGATATCAATGACGGTGAAGCTGAGGTTGTTGACAGCGTTGAAAAATGCTGCCACGTCTGCCAGGCTGATAAAAACTGCAAGTCTTACGGCTATGACACCAGACAAGGCAACTGTTGGTTGAAGGACACGATCCCGTCGCCATCTGATTCCAAGGACTTTCATTCAG GTATCGTGACTAACTGTGACAATATGCGtgagaaaatcaaaatcaaaagcaaTGGCAAGCTAGTCGACGTACTTTGCCGAGGGAATTATGGGAAGGACTACCTCATGAGCGGAAGGGTGACACTGGAGATGCACGTCAGCGAGGCCAGCGAGACGAAAAAGGGCTTTGAAGCGATTTACACGCTGCTCCACAAGTCAG ATAAAGATGGTAAGTGCCAAAACAAGGATGATTTCAGATGCGCAAATGGTCATTGCATTCCGGGATATCTTCGAGATAAACAAACGGATCACTGTGGGAACGCCTCCAACGTCATAACTGCTTCGAAAG gattAACTCTGTTGATCGTAATTCCATTGCTGATGTCAATCGTCTCAGCATTGTGA
- the LOC139126799 gene encoding nicotinamide N-methyltransferase-like, giving the protein MESKAGVTDNYNLYFNPKAYLDRYYSSVEGYVEEEEGVLPWTLEILHSIFSHEGVSGDRLIDIGTGPCIYSFVSSCTKFKEIVVGEYSEQNRNALKRWVDNEPGSFDWSSIIEHVCQLEGHSEFKERESLLRKTIKDIIPCDVRLANPLIGHASPPKFDCMSSAYCLEVACRSKPEYVKCLKNMAGLLKTGGFVCSAL; this is encoded by the exons ATGGAGTCAAAGGCAGGCGTGACCGACAATTACAACCTTTACTTCAACCCCAAGGCGTACTTGGACCGTTACTACAGTTCGGTGGAAGGATATGTGGAAGAGGAGGAGGGCGTTCTTCCCTGGACCCTCGAGATTCTGCACAGTATTTTCAGCCATG AGGGGGTTTCAGGTGATCGTCTAATCGACATCGGCACGGGTCCATGCATCTATTCATTCGTGTCATCGTGTACAAAATTTAAGGAGATCGTCGTTGGTGAGTACAGTGAGCAAAATAGGAACGCCCTCAAGCGGTGGGTTGATAACGAACCCGGCAGCTTCGATTGGTCGTCGATCATTGAACATGTGTGTCAGTTGGAAGGTCATAG tgaatttaaaGAACGGGAGTCTTTGCTACGTAAGACCATCAAAGACATCATTCCCTGTGACGTCCGCCTGGCTAATCCGCTGATCGGTCATGCTTCCCCGCCAAAGTTTGACTGCATGTCGTCTGCTTACTGCTTGGAAGTAGCGTGCCGAAGCAAACCAGAATATGTGAAATGCCTGAAAAACATGGCCGGCCTTTTGAAGACGGGAGGTTTTGTTTGTTCAGCTTTGTGA